A stretch of Ascochyta rabiei chromosome 6, complete sequence DNA encodes these proteins:
- a CDS encoding Aspartate--tRNA ligase, with product MSDAPPAAPASSEAPQGEGPSKNALKKAQKEKEKAEKKAAAKARELADRTKKEAADAEDVSKDSYGELPLTGSKEFKPTGIARVSLDDVADHVEKEITFRCWVENARVQSAKLAFLNLRQNLSTIQAVIAASDKLSKQMVKFCGTVSTESTIVVTGLVKKAPEPIKSASIQDFEIHIKKLFIEVKAEVPLPLQVDDAERPLPAETATEEEQKEEGGERPLASLNTRLNNRTLDLRAKINQSIFVVKSGVCAIFQEFLSKKGFTLVQTPKILGAASEGGANVFELKYFDRQAYLAQSPQFYKQMLIASRFQKVMEIGPVFRAENSNTARHLTEFTGLDLEMEFQEHYHEVMGVLEDLMLFIFKELNVRYKRETDLIRGVYHVDEFKLPESGSVPRIPFTEGIKMLRDAGEELGDYDDLTTPQEKHLGRLVLEKYNSDFYVLDQFPLAIRPAYTMPSPHDPKLSNSYDMFMRGQEICSGAQRIHNSELLSKQMREHDPPIDPNGAGTKDYVDCFRYGCPPHAGGGFGLERIVQFWLGLPNIRMCSLFPRDPQRVVP from the exons ATGAGCGACGCACCACCTGCAGCTCCCGCTTCGAGTGAAGCCCCACAGGGCGAGGGGCCCTCCAAGAATGCCCTGAAGAAGGCgcagaaggagaaagagaag GCCGAGAAGAAGGCCGCAGCAAAGGCCCGCGAACTCGCTGATCGCACGAAGAAGGAGGCCGCCGACGCCGAAGACGTCTCCAAAGACTCGTACGGCGAGCTCCCTCTCACCGGCTCCAAGGAATTCAAGCCCACGGGCATCGCCCGTGTCAGCCTCGACGACGTTGCCGATCATGTCGAGAAGGAGATCACCTTCCGTTGCTGGGTCGAGAACGCTCGCGTGCAGTCAGCAAAGTTGGCTTTCTTGAACCTGCGCCAGAACCTCAGCACCATACAGGCTGTCATCGCTGCCAGCGACAAGCTGAGCAAGCAGATGGTCAAGTTCTGCGGCACCGTCAGCACCGAGAGCACAATTGTCGTTACTGGACTGGTCAAGAAGGCCCCAGAGCCCATCAAGAGTGCCTCTATCCAAGACTTCGAGATCCACATCAAGAAGCTGTTTATCGAGGTCAAGGCTGAGGTACCGCTTCCTCTGCAGGTCGATGATGCAGAGAGGCCGCTGCCCGCTGAGACTGCAACCGAGGAGGAGCAGAAGGAGGAGGGAGGTGAGCGACCACTTGCCAGTCTCAACACTAGGCTCAACAACAGGACGCTTGACCTGAGGGCAAAGATCAACCAGTCCATCTTCGTGGTCAAGAGTGGTGTCTGCGCGATCTTCCAAGAATTCCTGTCGAAGAAGGGGTTCACTCTTGTGCAGACTCCAAAGATCTTGGGCGCCGCGTCGGAAGGAGGTGCCAACGTTTTCGAACTCAAGTACTTTGATCGTCAGGCCTACCTTGCCCAGTCGCCACAGTTCTACAAGCAGATGTTGATCGCTTCACGATTCCAGAAGGTCATGGAGATTGGACCGGTCTTCCGCGCCGAGAACTCGAACACCGCTCGCCATCTTACCGAATTTACCGGTCTTGATCTCGAGATGGAGTTCCAGGAGCACTACCATGAAGTCATGGGCGTCCTCGAGGACCTCATGCTGTTCATCTTCAAGGAGCTGAATGTGCGCTACAAGCGCGAGACGGACCTCATCCGCGGCGTTTACCACGTCGACGAGTTCAAGCTCCCCGAGTCTGGTAGCGTGCCGAGAATCCCCTTCACAGAAGGTATCAAGATGCTGCGCGACGCTGGCGAGGAACTTGGCGACTACGATGACTTGAC AACACCTCAAGAGAAGCACCTCGGCCGCTTGGTCCTCGAGAAGTACAACTCGGACTTCTACGTCCTCGACCAGTTCCCGCTTGCCATCCGTCCAGCATACACGATGCCCTCGCCCCACGACCCCAAGCTCTCCAACTCGTACGACATGTTTATGCGCGGACAGGAGATCTGCTCTGGCGCCCAGCGTATCCACAACTCTGAGCTGCTGTCCAAGCAGATGCGCGAGCACGATCCACCGATTGATCCCAACGGTGCGGGAACCAAGGACTACGTGGACTGCTTCAGGTACGGCTGCCCGCCACACGCAGGAGGAGGTTTCGGTCTGGAGAGGATTGTACAGTTCTGGCTGGGTCTGCCAAACATTCGCATGTGCAGTCTGTTCCCCAGGGACCCACAGAGAGTTGTGCCGTAA